The following proteins are encoded in a genomic region of Candidatus Methylospira mobilis:
- a CDS encoding transposase — MKTNETKYKRPKYSLEFKQDAAKLVLEKGYSLNQAADHLGISLSALGRWVRAERKPSGNESATKKPGLNLGDHDELIRLRKEIEQLRMEREILKKAAVFFAKEAE, encoded by the coding sequence ATGAAGACAAACGAGACAAAATACAAGCGCCCCAAATACAGTCTGGAATTCAAGCAGGATGCCGCCAAGCTGGTTCTTGAAAAAGGCTACAGCCTGAACCAGGCTGCCGATCATTTGGGCATATCATTAAGTGCCCTGGGACGCTGGGTCCGGGCGGAACGCAAGCCTTCCGGCAATGAGTCTGCGACGAAAAAGCCAGGCTTGAATCTGGGGGATCACGATGAATTGATTCGTTTGCGTAAGGAAATTGAACAATTACGCATGGAGCGTGAAATCTTAAAAAAGGCCGCAGTCTTCTTTGCGAAAGAAGCCGAATAA
- a CDS encoding IS3 family transposase, whose translation MQQKTYPVTVLCRVMQVSTSAYYEWLKARQDSDKDQQDQKLAEKARQIFIDNKQCFGSRRLADRLQKQGHAVGRFKTRRIMRDLKLKVRYPRRVKVTTDSNHNEAISPNRLDRQFQVAKPNQVWTTDITYVWTLQGWLYVAVVIDLFSRQVVGWAIDDHMRTSLCVKALQMAFWRRKPPPGLLHHSDRGSQYASREYRRHLEVMKMEQSMSRKGNCWDNSPTERFFRSLKHEQLNYEKFKTQEAAKLSVIDYLAFYNGRRSHSILGYQTPLEFEREFYRNAA comes from the coding sequence GTGCAACAGAAGACGTATCCAGTGACCGTGCTCTGTCGAGTGATGCAGGTGAGTACCAGTGCGTATTATGAGTGGTTAAAAGCCCGACAGGACAGCGATAAGGATCAACAAGATCAAAAGCTTGCCGAGAAGGCGAGGCAGATTTTCATCGACAATAAACAGTGCTTTGGTTCGCGTCGTTTAGCGGATCGATTGCAAAAACAAGGTCATGCCGTTGGGCGTTTTAAAACGCGGCGCATCATGCGAGATTTAAAGTTGAAGGTTCGCTATCCCAGGCGAGTTAAGGTCACCACCGATAGTAACCATAACGAGGCCATTTCGCCCAACCGCTTGGACCGGCAATTCCAGGTTGCCAAACCCAATCAAGTATGGACGACAGATATTACCTACGTGTGGACCCTACAAGGCTGGCTTTATGTCGCGGTGGTCATCGATCTGTTTTCCCGGCAAGTCGTGGGCTGGGCGATTGATGATCACATGCGGACCTCGCTGTGCGTCAAGGCCTTGCAAATGGCCTTCTGGCGCCGTAAGCCGCCACCCGGTCTGTTGCATCACTCGGATCGTGGCAGCCAGTATGCGAGCCGGGAATATCGCCGGCATTTAGAAGTGATGAAGATGGAACAGAGTATGAGCCGTAAAGGGAACTGTTGGGACAACTCGCCGACCGAACGCTTTTTTCGCAGCTTGAAGCATGAGCAGCTCAACTACGAAAAATTCAAGACCCAAGAGGCCGCAAAACTGAGTGTGATCGATTATTTGGCTTTTTATAATGGCCGTCGTTCACACTCAATATTGGGTTATCAGACCCCTCTCGAATTCGAGCGGGAATTTTATCGAAACGCTGCCTGA
- a CDS encoding GGDEF domain-containing protein, which produces MLTITMIAAIVRAYHGSRTAYFFLLAVAAPFVLGLIAIQTESMDSYTLYVEHLGLVSVSIEAMLLALVMTYQITRLYHDKERAVERMEQSIRDSRTDSMTGLPNRMALTQALENLPQQGSLTFIDIDGLKYCNDNFGHARGDELLCTFARGLGVHLGSGAQAHRLGGDEFAITCEQGNVQWIEQALLKTIDDMHAEGFEFAGASSGSAHVHETEDKQKLQHIADCRMYENKRSNKRRRKEDQLYSAMIS; this is translated from the coding sequence TTGTTGACCATTACAATGATTGCCGCCATAGTGCGAGCCTATCATGGCAGCCGTACCGCCTATTTTTTTCTGCTCGCCGTTGCCGCTCCCTTTGTACTGGGACTCATCGCGATACAGACCGAAAGCATGGATTCCTACACCCTGTACGTCGAACACCTTGGCCTGGTTTCAGTATCGATAGAAGCCATGCTGCTGGCGCTGGTGATGACATATCAGATTACCCGGCTTTACCATGACAAGGAACGTGCGGTAGAACGCATGGAGCAAAGCATACGCGACTCGCGCACCGATAGCATGACCGGACTGCCCAACCGTATGGCGCTGACGCAGGCGCTGGAAAACCTGCCCCAACAGGGTAGCCTGACCTTCATAGACATCGACGGTCTCAAGTACTGCAACGATAACTTCGGGCACGCGCGCGGCGACGAGTTGCTATGCACCTTCGCCCGGGGCCTGGGCGTACATCTGGGCTCCGGAGCACAGGCGCATCGTCTGGGCGGCGATGAATTCGCCATCACCTGCGAACAGGGCAATGTGCAATGGATAGAACAGGCTCTGTTAAAAACAATCGATGACATGCACGCCGAAGGATTCGAGTTTGCCGGCGCCAGTTCCGGTTCGGCGCATGTCCACGAAACCGAAGACAAGCAAAAGCTACAGCATATCGCCGATTGCCGCATGTATGAAAACAAACGCAGCAACAAGCGCAGGCGCAAGGAAGATCAGCTTTACAGCGCGATGATTTCGTAA
- a CDS encoding mechanosensitive ion channel protein MscS translates to MQRVPGLLWPLVLSVALLPVASWFAYPETHLPPGFGVFPPLFVADPPGFKPVIFVVLALIETAIVLLLLFPQCFGFIMTASPPRADPARFPVWFRPGAALTLFFWWLMWIRVTPFDSLAYYAFTPLWWGFILTLDGLVYRRSGGYSLLASRPGTLLTSAAVSLAGWCYFEYLNYFALGNWYYPNSTMPELSHGAVVLIYLFAYTTVWPAVFEWYTLLNTFPSLVCRYSCGPRIALPGGLLLWGGFFLLFAMVFFPYPLFWTVWIGPLAIFSGQLLRKGIWNPFTALAQGNWSPALLMALSALFNGFFWELWNWGSAYPAQPVANPNYWMYAIPYVNAIHIFAEMPLLGYMGYMPFGILAWALFIWLGALFGFDAALLKDDADRR, encoded by the coding sequence ATGCAACGTGTACCTGGTTTGCTCTGGCCGCTTGTATTGTCTGTCGCGCTGTTGCCGGTCGCATCGTGGTTCGCCTACCCCGAAACCCACCTACCGCCCGGCTTCGGTGTTTTTCCGCCGCTGTTCGTGGCGGACCCTCCCGGTTTCAAGCCGGTTATATTCGTAGTGTTGGCGCTGATTGAAACCGCAATAGTTCTCTTGCTGCTGTTCCCGCAATGCTTCGGTTTCATTATGACAGCCTCGCCACCGCGAGCTGACCCGGCGCGGTTCCCGGTTTGGTTCCGGCCAGGCGCGGCGCTGACGCTGTTTTTCTGGTGGCTGATGTGGATACGGGTAACACCATTCGACAGCCTCGCGTATTACGCGTTTACGCCTTTATGGTGGGGGTTTATCCTGACCCTGGACGGACTGGTCTATCGGCGTAGCGGCGGTTACTCGCTGCTGGCGTCGCGTCCCGGAACCTTGCTGACCAGCGCAGCGGTGTCGCTGGCCGGATGGTGCTATTTCGAGTATCTCAACTATTTCGCGCTGGGCAACTGGTACTATCCCAACAGCACGATGCCGGAACTCAGCCACGGCGCCGTGGTACTGATCTATCTGTTCGCCTACACCACTGTCTGGCCCGCGGTTTTCGAATGGTATACCCTGCTCAACACCTTTCCCTCCCTGGTCTGCCGTTACAGCTGTGGCCCCCGGATAGCCCTGCCCGGCGGATTGCTGTTGTGGGGCGGTTTTTTCCTGCTGTTTGCCATGGTGTTTTTTCCTTACCCGCTGTTCTGGACAGTATGGATCGGGCCTCTGGCGATCTTCTCCGGGCAATTGCTCAGGAAAGGCATATGGAACCCGTTCACCGCGCTGGCGCAAGGCAACTGGAGCCCAGCCTTGTTGATGGCGCTCAGCGCCCTGTTCAATGGCTTTTTCTGGGAACTATGGAACTGGGGCAGCGCTTATCCGGCGCAACCGGTCGCCAACCCCAATTACTGGATGTACGCCATTCCCTACGTAAACGCCATTCACATTTTCGCCGAGATGCCGCTATTGGGATACATGGGCTACATGCCGTTCGGCATTCTGGCCTGGGCGCTGTTTATCTGGCTGGGCGCATTGTTCGGTTTTGACGCCGCGCTGCTCAAGGATGACGCTGACCGTCGCTGA
- a CDS encoding Fic family protein: MQQRCGHWSRAGQAILFQHSPALQGGWIERTQPNVPRSPTQRYRLSGKGRRWLKNRDRGE; encoded by the coding sequence ATCCAGCAAAGATGCGGCCATTGGTCGCGAGCAGGCCAAGCAATACTGTTTCAACATTCACCGGCGCTGCAAGGCGGTTGGATCGAGCGTACCCAGCCAAACGTCCCGCGCAGCCCGACGCAGCGTTACCGGCTTTCCGGAAAGGGAAGGCGCTGGCTGAAAAACCGGGACAGGGGCGAATAA
- a CDS encoding S-methyl-5'-thioinosine phosphorylase: protein MTEKEKYAVIGGTGLSRLSGVAVERREAMTTPYGSPSADLTVGALAGHRMVFLARHGDRHTIPPHRINYRANIHALKQAGVTHIIAVAAVGGIDELAAPAAIVLPDQLIDYSYGREHTFSDGTQDQVTHIDFTEPYTSSLRTALLQAGASAGLSMSDGGVYGCTQGPRLETPAEIARMARDGCTLVGMTGMPEAALAREAGIAYACVAVVANWAAGITDAEITMPEIHANLEQGMADVGLLLSAFFGRGE from the coding sequence ATGACTGAAAAAGAAAAATATGCCGTAATCGGCGGCACCGGCCTGAGCCGGCTGTCCGGCGTAGCCGTGGAACGCCGCGAGGCAATGACAACTCCGTACGGCAGTCCCTCGGCCGATCTGACTGTAGGCGCGCTGGCCGGGCATCGTATGGTATTCCTGGCCCGCCACGGTGATCGTCACACCATCCCGCCGCATCGCATCAACTACCGGGCCAATATCCACGCGCTTAAACAGGCGGGGGTTACCCATATTATCGCGGTAGCGGCCGTCGGCGGCATTGATGAGCTCGCCGCTCCGGCGGCTATCGTACTCCCCGATCAGCTTATAGATTACAGCTATGGCCGCGAACACACCTTTTCCGACGGGACGCAGGATCAGGTTACGCATATCGATTTCACCGAACCTTACACTTCATCGCTACGCACCGCCCTGTTGCAGGCCGGAGCATCCGCCGGGTTGAGCATGAGCGACGGCGGCGTCTACGGCTGTACCCAGGGTCCGCGCCTTGAAACGCCCGCTGAAATTGCGCGCATGGCGAGAGACGGCTGCACGCTGGTGGGCATGACCGGCATGCCGGAGGCGGCCCTGGCGCGCGAAGCCGGTATTGCTTACGCCTGTGTCGCCGTGGTCGCCAACTGGGCGGCGGGCATCACCGATGCAGAGATTACCATGCCGGAAATTCATGCCAATCTGGAGCAGGGCATGGCGGATGTCGGTTTGTTGCTGTCGGCTTTTTTTGGCAGGGGCGAATAA
- a CDS encoding hypoxanthine-guanine phosphoribosyltransferase, with product MISLEEYRQVRKAADLLYPAPVVEQAISRLAAEITGQLAGSYPLVLTVLNGGIIFAGKLLSQLDFALEIDSIQATRYRGNTEGGEVVWLKTPEIELRDRTVLLLDDILDEGITLAHIVEFCEREGARQVKTATLIEKKIGRDKPVTADFVGLETDNRYLFGYGLDYKNALRNAPGIYACKE from the coding sequence ATGATTAGTTTGGAGGAATACCGGCAGGTCAGGAAGGCAGCGGACCTGCTTTATCCAGCGCCTGTTGTCGAGCAGGCCATAAGCCGTCTGGCTGCGGAAATTACCGGACAGCTTGCCGGTTCCTATCCTCTGGTTTTAACCGTGCTGAACGGCGGTATTATCTTTGCCGGGAAGTTGCTGTCGCAACTGGATTTTGCGCTGGAAATAGACTCGATACAGGCGACGCGCTATCGCGGCAATACCGAAGGTGGCGAAGTGGTCTGGTTGAAAACTCCCGAGATTGAGCTGAGAGATCGTACCGTTTTGCTGCTGGACGATATCCTGGACGAAGGTATTACTCTGGCCCATATTGTCGAATTTTGCGAACGGGAAGGCGCGCGGCAGGTAAAAACAGCGACGCTGATCGAAAAGAAAATAGGCCGGGACAAACCCGTTACAGCCGATTTTGTCGGTCTGGAAACCGACAACCGCTATTTATTCGGTTATGGGCTGGATTATAAAAATGCGCTGCGCAATGCGCCGGGAATTTATGCCTGTAAGGAATAG
- the nagZ gene encoding beta-N-acetylhexosaminidase: protein MNAKFSKPLGPVMFDLRGTVLLPEEAEQLLHPAAGGIIFFTRNFESPEQIGELVKSIRSIRPDLLIAVDHEGGRVQRFRTGFTRLPPAAGFRRRLGDAAEALAFALETAGWLMAAELRAVGIDFSFAPVLDVDCGISAIIGDRSFSRDADEAGQDAWAFARGMKSAGMAAVGKHFPGHGAVALDSHLTLPVDTREYAALEQKDLLPFQLLIRHGLEGVMPAHVVYSAVDTLPAGFSPYWIDTVLRGKLGFDGCVFSDDLSMEGAAMMGGYVQRAAAALQAGCDMVLVCNHPEATVAVLESLEKRPPPALGYRLERMRATSQVLRWQALLQSEKHRKAVEMIIGLQENSGND from the coding sequence ATGAACGCTAAGTTTTCTAAACCGCTGGGTCCGGTTATGTTTGACCTGCGTGGTACGGTACTGTTGCCAGAGGAGGCCGAGCAATTGCTGCACCCGGCAGCCGGAGGCATCATTTTTTTTACGCGCAACTTCGAATCGCCCGAACAGATAGGCGAGCTGGTTAAATCCATACGCAGCATACGCCCCGATTTGTTGATTGCGGTGGATCATGAAGGCGGGCGGGTGCAGCGCTTTCGCACTGGATTTACGCGCCTTCCGCCTGCAGCCGGGTTTCGCCGGCGCTTGGGCGACGCTGCCGAAGCGCTGGCTTTCGCGCTGGAGACGGCTGGATGGTTGATGGCTGCCGAGCTGCGCGCCGTTGGTATAGACTTCAGTTTCGCCCCGGTTCTGGATGTCGATTGCGGCATCAGCGCAATTATCGGAGACCGTTCCTTTTCCCGTGATGCGGACGAAGCCGGACAGGATGCCTGGGCGTTCGCGCGCGGAATGAAGTCAGCGGGCATGGCCGCCGTCGGCAAACATTTTCCCGGTCACGGCGCCGTCGCGCTGGATTCGCATCTGACCTTGCCCGTCGATACGCGCGAGTACGCCGCATTGGAGCAGAAGGATTTGCTTCCGTTCCAATTACTCATCCGGCACGGGTTGGAAGGCGTCATGCCCGCGCATGTCGTATATTCCGCCGTGGATACGCTGCCTGCCGGATTTTCGCCGTATTGGATCGATACGGTATTGCGTGGCAAGCTCGGTTTCGATGGCTGTGTGTTCAGCGACGATCTTTCCATGGAAGGGGCCGCGATGATGGGCGGTTATGTGCAGCGCGCCGCCGCCGCCTTGCAAGCCGGTTGCGATATGGTGCTGGTTTGCAATCATCCGGAAGCAACCGTTGCCGTGCTGGAAAGCCTGGAAAAGCGTCCGCCGCCCGCATTGGGATATCGACTGGAGCGCATGCGCGCAACGTCGCAGGTCTTGCGCTGGCAGGCGCTTTTGCAGTCTGAAAAACATCGCAAAGCCGTTGAGATGATCATCGGATTGCAGGAGAACAGCGGGAATGATTAG
- a CDS encoding DUF1244 domain-containing protein gives MINKNTTEIEAASFRALLEHLQSHTEVQNIDLMILAGFCRNCLAKWYSAASDERGEPLGYAAAQEIVYGMPYAEWKALYQREATPEQLAAMEQRLAAEKKEGH, from the coding sequence ATGATAAATAAAAACACCACAGAAATAGAAGCCGCCTCTTTCCGCGCTTTGCTTGAGCACTTGCAATCACATACCGAAGTCCAGAATATCGATCTGATGATACTTGCCGGCTTTTGCCGTAACTGTCTGGCCAAATGGTATAGTGCGGCCTCCGACGAAAGGGGCGAACCGTTGGGTTACGCCGCCGCCCAGGAAATCGTATACGGTATGCCGTACGCCGAATGGAAAGCGCTTTATCAGCGCGAAGCAACGCCGGAACAGCTGGCTGCGATGGAGCAAAGGCTCGCCGCTGAAAAAAAGGAAGGGCATTGA
- a CDS encoding septation protein A has translation MKLLFDFFPIALFFIAYKLYDIYAATMVAISACAIQVAYSWLRHRKVAPMYLVSLVIVSVFGGLTLYLQDELFIKWKPTVINALFAVVFLGSHWVGEKTMIERMIGGNISLPAQIWKRLNLSWVLFFVTISVVNVIVVYNFDTSTWVNFKLFGMLGLTLVFVLLQSVYLARYRINEEAETE, from the coding sequence ATGAAATTACTATTCGATTTTTTTCCTATCGCGCTGTTCTTCATCGCATACAAACTTTACGATATTTACGCAGCGACCATGGTAGCCATTAGCGCTTGCGCGATACAGGTCGCCTATTCATGGTTGCGGCACAGAAAAGTTGCGCCGATGTATCTGGTTTCACTGGTTATCGTCTCTGTTTTTGGCGGGCTGACGCTCTACCTGCAGGACGAGCTTTTTATCAAATGGAAACCGACCGTCATCAATGCCTTGTTCGCCGTGGTATTTCTTGGCAGCCACTGGGTAGGCGAAAAAACCATGATAGAACGCATGATCGGGGGCAATATATCCTTGCCGGCGCAGATATGGAAGCGTCTGAACCTTAGCTGGGTACTGTTTTTTGTTACGATCAGCGTCGTTAATGTTATCGTAGTCTATAATTTCGACACCAGTACCTGGGTCAACTTCAAGCTGTTTGGCATGCTGGGCCTGACTCTGGTTTTTGTATTGCTGCAATCGGTTTATCTGGCGCGCTATCGGATAAATGAAGAAGCGGAAACCGAATAG
- a CDS encoding YciI family protein, whose translation MLYAIISEDVQDSLALRTAARPAHLARLQDLQNKGRLLLAGPHPAIDSSDPGEAGFSGSLVIAEFADLEQAQAWADTDPYREAGVYRSVMVKPFKQVFPQ comes from the coding sequence TTGTTGTACGCCATTATTTCAGAAGACGTGCAGGACAGTCTGGCATTGAGAACAGCGGCGCGTCCCGCCCATCTAGCCAGACTGCAGGATCTGCAAAATAAGGGACGTCTGCTGCTGGCCGGACCTCACCCCGCAATCGACAGCTCCGATCCGGGTGAGGCCGGCTTTAGCGGCAGCCTGGTGATCGCCGAATTTGCAGATCTGGAGCAGGCGCAGGCCTGGGCCGATACAGACCCTTACCGCGAAGCCGGCGTATACCGCTCGGTAATGGTAAAACCGTTCAAACAGGTATTTCCGCAATGA
- a CDS encoding BolA family protein: protein MTTRVDKIKQLLQQHLQPAFLDIQDDSARHAGHAGVREAGGGHFYATIVSSAFEGSNAVQRHRNVYQILAEMMPAEIHALSIKAYTPSEYKQQEL from the coding sequence ATGACAACACGTGTTGATAAAATAAAACAGTTGCTTCAACAACATTTGCAACCGGCATTTCTGGATATTCAGGATGACAGCGCCCGGCATGCAGGACATGCCGGCGTCCGCGAAGCTGGAGGCGGACATTTTTATGCGACTATTGTTTCATCTGCCTTTGAAGGCAGTAACGCCGTTCAGCGACACCGTAACGTCTATCAAATACTCGCCGAGATGATGCCTGCGGAAATTCATGCCTTGAGTATCAAGGCTTATACACCTTCGGAATATAAACAACAGGAACTGTAA
- a CDS encoding peptidylprolyl isomerase, with translation MKNMYTAVSVISTAVLLSACNPSAEQAKTTATSASAQVSPDNIAAKVNNVIITRDAVAAMKADIAQRRHGNVNEIPDDKIAEELVSRELLKQEAEKNGLLKDPKLAAEVDNATRIALSQIDAQNFVKNVVISDDEAKQEYTQRIQATQTREYKARHILVASEADAKSIIEKLEKGAKFDELAKKLSKDPGSKTNGGDLGWFGPQQMVPAFSEAVVALADGATTKQPVQTQFGWHVIQREASREQEPAPFDQVKDQLKNMMQAQKLQQHLAELRKAATVEIRLAPKAQEVTPAAISEPAAPPADAKQAAPATGK, from the coding sequence ATGAAAAATATGTATACCGCCGTTTCAGTCATATCCACCGCGGTACTGCTAAGCGCATGCAACCCCTCCGCTGAACAGGCGAAAACGACGGCAACCAGCGCTTCAGCGCAGGTTTCGCCTGATAATATTGCCGCCAAAGTAAACAATGTCATCATCACCCGCGACGCCGTTGCCGCAATGAAAGCCGATATTGCACAGCGCCGCCACGGAAACGTCAACGAAATTCCGGATGATAAAATCGCCGAAGAACTGGTTTCGCGCGAGCTGCTCAAGCAGGAAGCGGAAAAAAACGGCTTACTCAAAGATCCCAAACTGGCTGCTGAAGTTGATAACGCAACGCGTATCGCGCTCTCGCAAATCGACGCCCAGAACTTCGTTAAAAATGTAGTCATCAGTGATGATGAGGCGAAACAGGAGTACACGCAGCGTATCCAGGCTACTCAAACCAGGGAATACAAGGCACGTCACATCCTCGTCGCCAGTGAAGCCGATGCCAAGAGCATTATTGAAAAACTCGAAAAAGGCGCCAAGTTCGACGAACTGGCGAAGAAGCTTTCCAAGGATCCAGGCAGCAAAACAAACGGAGGAGATTTGGGCTGGTTCGGCCCGCAGCAGATGGTGCCGGCTTTTTCCGAAGCGGTTGTGGCGCTGGCTGATGGCGCCACCACCAAACAGCCGGTACAAACCCAGTTCGGATGGCATGTTATCCAGCGTGAAGCTTCCAGGGAACAGGAGCCTGCGCCGTTCGATCAGGTCAAGGATCAGTTGAAAAACATGATGCAGGCTCAAAAACTGCAGCAGCACCTTGCCGAATTGCGCAAGGCCGCAACCGTGGAAATCAGGCTTGCGCCCAAAGCTCAGGAAGTTACGCCGGCCGCTATCAGCGAACCTGCAGCGCCTCCCGCAGATGCGAAGCAAGCAGCGCCTGCAACGGGAAAGTAG
- the glgX gene encoding glycogen debranching protein GlgX, translating into MNTIIQYASGAPLPHGVQHHGIRHVDTGINLSLFSRHATSINLLLFSSIDDTLPAKIIPLDPERHRTGDIWHIHLEHVAPGTAYAFQVDGPYAPEQGHRFKPSSILLDPYARAVSRQLVSRNQSCTPVFKGIFVDEPFDWGGDRFPAIPVAELVLYEVHVRGFTQHRSSGVRQPGTFSGVIEKIPYLQELGVNAVEFLPIQAYNPDELINSNPLTGERLRNYWGYSTVGFFALHPAYGSGAYPGCEINEFKSMVKALHAAGIEVILDVVFNHTAEGGDTGPTLSFKGLDNIIYYQLEDDRQFYRNYSGCGNTFNCNHPVVRNFILDCLRYWVIEMHVDGFRFDLAPILGRDAHGHLLSNPPLLEKIAEDPILSRIKLIAEAWDAGGAYQVGSFPGKRWSDWNGAFRDDIRCYWRGDYGKAGAFASRLCGSADLYNHSEKTPDNSINFITCHDGFTLEDLVSYDHKHNLANGEDNRDGTNDNYSSNHGVEGPTEDAAIMALRLRQKKNLLATLFLSRGVPMLLGGDELGRTQQGNNNAYCQDNEISWFDWHSLSHSHAFFEFVKQLIRFRKQHPQLSLSRFYHPDEISWFNASGNMPDWQVESALGCHIHTFGHEHEPLCLLFNPCPFEVSFPLPAHTDGCQWVKAIDTGNLHNSFEVQRVAHRHAEGQEASYLPVMSHALVVLCTQTVKTAQISRAKTQSLFSRARLALPRHGQK; encoded by the coding sequence ATGAACACTATCATTCAATATGCTTCAGGCGCGCCGTTGCCGCATGGCGTACAGCATCACGGCATCCGCCATGTCGATACCGGCATCAACCTGAGTTTGTTCAGCCGGCATGCGACGTCGATTAATTTACTGTTGTTCTCTTCCATAGACGATACGCTTCCAGCAAAAATCATACCGCTTGATCCGGAGCGGCATCGGACCGGGGATATCTGGCATATACATCTCGAGCATGTAGCTCCCGGCACCGCTTATGCCTTCCAGGTGGATGGTCCGTACGCGCCCGAACAAGGGCATCGTTTCAAGCCTTCGTCCATCCTGCTGGACCCGTATGCCAGAGCCGTCAGCAGGCAGCTTGTCAGCCGTAATCAAAGCTGCACCCCGGTATTCAAAGGTATTTTTGTCGATGAACCCTTCGATTGGGGCGGCGATCGTTTCCCGGCCATTCCGGTGGCGGAGCTGGTGCTATATGAAGTTCATGTGCGAGGGTTTACCCAGCATCGGTCATCGGGGGTACGGCAGCCGGGTACTTTCAGCGGCGTTATCGAGAAAATACCCTATTTACAGGAGCTGGGCGTCAATGCGGTTGAGTTCCTGCCGATTCAAGCCTACAACCCCGACGAATTAATCAACAGCAACCCCTTGACCGGTGAGCGATTACGGAATTACTGGGGTTACAGTACCGTGGGGTTTTTTGCTCTGCATCCGGCTTACGGGTCGGGAGCCTATCCCGGCTGCGAGATCAATGAATTCAAATCCATGGTCAAGGCCTTGCACGCAGCCGGTATCGAAGTCATTCTCGATGTGGTTTTCAATCATACGGCTGAGGGGGGCGATACCGGCCCTACGCTCAGCTTCAAGGGCCTGGATAATATAATTTACTATCAGTTGGAGGATGACCGGCAGTTTTACCGCAATTATTCCGGTTGCGGGAATACCTTCAATTGCAATCACCCGGTCGTGCGCAACTTCATACTGGATTGCCTGCGTTATTGGGTGATCGAAATGCACGTCGATGGTTTTCGGTTCGATCTGGCGCCGATACTGGGCAGGGATGCTCACGGACACTTGCTTTCCAATCCGCCGTTACTGGAAAAAATCGCCGAAGACCCGATATTGAGCCGGATAAAGTTGATTGCGGAGGCTTGGGATGCAGGTGGGGCATATCAGGTAGGCAGTTTTCCGGGAAAACGCTGGTCCGATTGGAACGGGGCTTTCCGCGACGATATTCGCTGCTATTGGCGCGGGGATTACGGTAAAGCGGGCGCATTCGCCTCCCGGCTTTGCGGCAGCGCGGACTTATATAATCATAGCGAGAAAACACCGGATAACAGTATTAATTTCATTACCTGTCATGACGGTTTCACCCTGGAAGATCTGGTCAGTTATGATCACAAACATAATCTGGCGAACGGAGAGGACAACCGCGACGGCACCAACGACAATTACAGTTCGAATCATGGCGTGGAGGGGCCGACGGAAGATGCGGCTATAATGGCATTGCGCCTGCGCCAGAAAAAAAACCTGCTGGCCACTTTATTCCTGTCTCGCGGAGTCCCGATGTTGCTGGGCGGCGATGAATTGGGTAGAACTCAGCAGGGGAACAACAACGCCTATTGCCAGGATAACGAAATATCCTGGTTCGATTGGCATTCTCTGTCGCATAGCCATGCTTTCTTCGAATTTGTGAAGCAACTGATTCGCTTCAGAAAGCAGCATCCCCAGCTTTCATTGTCCCGGTTTTATCATCCTGATGAAATCAGCTGGTTTAACGCCTCTGGTAATATGCCCGACTGGCAGGTAGAGTCTGCGCTGGGATGTCATATCCACACATTTGGTCATGAACATGAGCCGCTGTGCCTGTTGTTTAATCCCTGTCCATTCGAAGTGAGTTTTCCGTTGCCGGCACACACTGACGGATGTCAGTGGGTCAAGGCGATAGATACCGGCAATCTACATAATTCATTCGAAGTGCAAAGGGTCGCGCATCGACATGCTGAAGGGCAGGAAGCGTCCTATCTGCCGGTAATGAGCCATGCGTTGGTGGTGTTATGTACGCAAACAGTGAAGACGGCACAGATTAGCCGCGCGAAAACGCAGTCCCTGTTTTCACGGGCGCGTCTGGCGTTGCCGCGACACGGGCAAAAATAG